One Marasmius oreades isolate 03SP1 chromosome 2, whole genome shotgun sequence DNA segment encodes these proteins:
- a CDS encoding uncharacterized protein (BUSCO:EOG09264B2X) produces the protein MSGLANELLADLDGDDDQEYIEEEEEKQNLGSMGPPSLPLKRKVVDDLEEDMEDVEDVEDDESNEKQEEVGGLILPGGIKPADELDAEDVQQMDLGGIEDVGKIAKLEGSKKMTDILKEIEQYQHNPSTVEAMALPAHMNPEYNLIVQANNLSVDVDNEIMVVHKFIRDHYAPRFPELEQLVTDSSMYIRSVLALGNNEDLTKVDLSGVLPAAIIMSVVVTATTTPGKLLSKEEWAAVERACELADRLEEARKKIFMYVSSRMNILAPNLSAIVGTSTAAKLLGVAGGLNGLAKMPSCNVHLLGAQKKITAGFSTVTQRRHTGFIFQSELVVSTPPEYQVKIQRTVGAKAVLAARMDLERQQRDGSYGESLRDKIEKHIDRLAAPPPSKVIKALPIPNDGPKKRRGGKRARKAKEAYAQTELRKLQNRMAFGEAEEEVGAFDQTKGMGMIGVSTGKVRASLGESKSKAKMSKANKLRTAALTRAAQSSTSGTATSLSVTPAQGFELTNRASRAAAVKEANERWFTTGSFSFVGQKGT, from the exons ATGAGCGGACTTGCCAACGAGCTTCTAGCTGACCTGGACGGAGATGATGACCAAGAATAtattgaagaggaggaagagaaacagAATCTTGGTTCTATGGGCCCACCTTCTCTCCCGCTAAAAAGGAAAGTGGTCGACGATTTAGAAGAGGACATGGAGGATGTTGAAGAtgttgaagatgacgaaAGCAATGAAAAGCAGGAAGAAGTTGGAGGACTAATTCTACCTGGCGGAATCAAGCCTGCTGATGAATTGGATGCGGAAGACGTACAGCAAATGGACTTGGGTGGAATAGAGGATGTTGGAAAGATCGCGAAATTGGAAGGTAGTAAAAAGATGACCGACATTTTGAAG GAAATAGAGCAATACCAACACAATCCAAGCACAGTCGAAGCTATGGCTCTTCCTGCTCACATGAATCCCGAGTATAACCTCATCGTGCAAGCTAACAACCTTTCTGTGGACGTTGACAACGAAATTATGGTCGTGCATAAG TTCATAAGGGACCATTATGCACCTCGATTTCCCGAATTAGAACAGTTGGTTACCGACTCTTCAATGTACATCCGCTCAGTACTTGCCTTGGGGAATAACGAG GACCTCACGAAAGTGGACCTCTCTGGTGTACTTCCTGCAGCAATCATCATGAGTGTTGTCGTCACTGCCACAACAACCCCAGGGAAACTGCTTTCCAAAGAGGAGTGGGCAGCAGTTGAACGGGCATGCGAACTTGCAGACAGGCTAGAGGAAGCTAGGAAGAAG ATATTCATGTATGTCAGTTCTCGAATGAATATTCTTGCCCCCAATCTGTCTGCAATCGTTGGTACTTCGACTGCTGCAAAACTTCTGGGAGTTGCTGGAGGGCTGAACGGGCTTGCCAAAATGCCGTCTTGTAATGTGCAC CTCCTGGGTGCACAGAAAAAGATAACTGCAGGGTTCTCCACTGTTACTCAACGAAGGCATACAGGATTTATCTTTCAATCCGAGTTGGTGGTTTCGACACCTCCCGAGTATCAAGTAAAGATACAACGTACAGTGGGTGCGAAAGCAGTATTAGCTGCGAGGATGGATCTCGAAAGACAACAGAGAGATG GCAGCTACGGAGAGAGTTTACGAGATAAAATTGAAAAGCATATCGACAGGCTTGCCGCCCCGCCTCCTTCGAAGGTGATCAAGGCTTTACCAATACCAAATGACGGTCCCAAGAAAAGACGTGGAGGGAAACG TGCTCGCAAAGCCAAAGAAGCATATGCACAGACGGAGCTCCGTAAATTGCAGAACCGTATGGCATTTGGGGAGGCTGAAGAGGAAGTCGGTGCTTTCGACCAGACTAAGGGTATGGGCATGATAGGGGTGAGCACTGGTAAAGTGAGAGCCAGTCTCGGGGAGTCCAAGTCCAAGG CCAAAATGTCGAAAGCAAATAAACTGCGGACAGCCGCACTTACCCGCGCCGCACAATCTTCGACTTCGGGAACGGCGACATCGCTTAGTGTCACTCCAGCACAAG GGTTCGAGCTCACGAACCGTGCTAGTCGTGCTGCTGCAGTCAAAGAAGCGAACGAACGTTGGTTCACAACTGGAAGCTTCTCCTTTGTTGGCCAGAAGGGCAcataa
- the ISU1 gene encoding iron-binding protein, which produces MFRSTIAKTILNNSRSGPTTLSRATLRPALARGYHENVISHYERPRNVGSLPKTDVDVGTGLVGAPACGDVMKLQIRVDEDGIISDVKFKTFGCGSAIASSSYMTERVKGLSLEEAGKIKNTEIAKELCLPPVKLHCSMLAEDAIRSAIRDYQIKQKAVGTKKGFIDVAQSAVTGKTVATAHPGQT; this is translated from the exons ATGTTCCGCTCAACAATTGCAAAGACAATCCTCAATAACTCACGCTCTGGCCCTACAACGCTGTCGAGAGCTACCTTGAGACCTGCTTTAGCCCGCGGCTACCATGAAAATGTTATTTCCCACTACGAGAGGCCTAGGAAC GTTGGCTCTCTGCCCAAAACCGACGTTGACGTAGGAACTGGACTCGTAGGTGCTCCAGC CTGTGGGGACGTAATGAAACTCCAGATTCGCGTGGACGAAGATGGTATTATTTCGGACGTCAAGTTCAAAACCTTTGGCTGCGGTAGCGCCATCGCTTCTAGTTCTTATATGACCGAACGTGTCAAAGGCCTTTCACTAGAAGAAGCTGGAAAGATTAAGAACACCGAAATTGCGAAGGAATTGTGTCTACCTCCCGTCAAGCTCCACTGTTCAA TGCTTGCGGAAGACGCCATCCGTTCCGCTATTAGGGACTATCAGATTAAGCAGAAAGCTGTTGGCACCAAGAAAGGCTTCATCGATGTCGCACAGAGCGCAGTCACCGGAAAGACTGTCGCTACGGCCCACCCAGGTCAAACATAA
- a CDS encoding uncharacterized protein (BUSCO:EOG092650VI), translated as MATLSSKATDNLPPTARAIALILSSTPSVQDAQPGVLHQLLEFANRYTQHVLTDARVYAEHAGRQDKLEAEDVVLAVQARVGWEFGGRVPSEYTMSLATQTNAIALPAVPEAFGVRLPPQSECLTSIDFDLVPNKPPPGVKIYDEEVEEIEESESEEDDDDDDMEPAPIPEHPAAGRDFSASQEPLHEEAPFPITAQAPFEDAINTGGKDDGSEDDEDGLFAGGDDDSDAMEEIQTGAGDETMNGTKRKLVETDDYD; from the exons ATGGCCACTCTCTCCTCAAAAGCGACTGATAATCTCCCTCCGACTGCAAGAGCTATAGCTCTTATTCTCTCCTCAACACCGTCTGTTCAGGATGCACAACCCGGTGTCTTGCATCAGCTCCTGGAATTCGCCAATAGATACACCCAACACGTTCTGACAGATGCTAGAGTTTACGCCGAACATGCTGGCAGACAAGACAAGCTGGAGGCTGAAGATGTTGTCCTCGCAGTTCAAGCCCGCGTAGGGTGGGAATTTGGTGGTCGAGTCCCGTCTGAG TATACCATGTCGTTGGCCACTCAAACCAATGCGATAGCTCTCCCCGCTGTTCCAGAAGCCTTTGGAGTTCGGTTACCCCCTCAGTCCGAATGCTTAACGTCTATTGATTTTGACCTCGTACCCAACAAACCACCACCTGGCGTCAAAATATACgatgaagaggttgaagagattgaagaATCTGAGTctgaagaggatgatgatgatgatgacatGGAGCCCGCACCGATACCAGAACATCCAGCCGCTGGACGTGACTTTTCCGCGTCGCAGGAGCCTCTACACGAGGAAGCACCGTTCCCCATCACCGCTCAGGCACCATTCGAGGACGCGATAAACACAGGAGGAAAGGACGACGGGAGtgaggacgatgaagatggtCTCTTTGCAGGCGGTGATGACGATAGTGACGCCATGGAAGAGATCCAGACCGGCGCAGGCGACGAGACCATGAACGGGACGAAACGCAAATTAGTGGAA